The Anomalospiza imberbis isolate Cuckoo-Finch-1a 21T00152 chromosome Z, ASM3175350v1, whole genome shotgun sequence genomic interval AAGTAGATGGTACTAGGTGTGCCACTAATAATTTTGTCAACTGATATAGAAATTACTCTGGGTTACAGCTTGAGAGACTACTGACCTCTTCCAGCTTCTTGTAAAAAACTCCCTGCAatccacctctctcctcttaGTGGGCTATTAACTGAAAGGTTAATGCCCTTGGGCACTTGGCCTCTGTGTGGGCCTAAGATCATCAGAAATCCTGGAAGATTTACTGGATCACTGCATCCAGGTCATACACATCTACAGGACAATATCCCACTTTAAGCTATCCTACCCTTCTCTGACCACTTGCTAACTTCTTCTTTACAGATTCCTGTGCATGCAAAAGCCTCATCTGATAGCAGAAGCCCCACAAGCAAGTACATGCTCAAGTGAGCACTTCAAGGCAAGCTGTGACTGAACAGGAGAGCCCCCTCTATTATCACTCTGTTGCAGCAGCCACAGAAAAGGAGGACATGTCAGTAGTAGGAAATACAAACCTAATAGCTGATCAGTTAAGAGATGACAAAAAAAGTCTTGCTTCCAATATAGAAGTCTGAGATTTCAAAACACAGGGAAGAATACAAGGCAAGCAATCACTATGCCATTGCTCCACCATTCTCTTCTCATACACAAAAAACCTATTTGGTTTTTAGATGGTATACAGAACTTCTGGAAAAAGAGATCTCTGTAAAGGTAATGTCACTCAAGCCATCCAAATTATTCTGAACATACTTCTAACATTTCAAGTAGCACTCAAACACTGAGTTTATAGCACTGAAGTTTGAAGTGTCAGAGGCTTTATTCTTGTTTACACAGTATCTTGCTGCAATTGAACTGGCAGGTAAGTATTCAAGATTAAAAAATTCTTAATAATGAGAAAAATTGATAGAGTGATTTTAATAATCCTGCATATATTTAAATGGATGCAcagtttttatttgctttcatgCCACAGCTAAAACATTTCCTTTGCTATTCTACATCCAATTTCTAAGGCAGATTTCAAATTCTTCTCTTTGTTGGGATGCAAACATTTTTGAAACAAATAAAAGCCAAttgacatggaaaaaaaaagacaatctCCCATAAGCAGAAACAAATACACAATTAGGCGTTCATCCATACATCAATATAACAAGCTTTcacaaactggaaaaaaaccccagggtCTAGACAGGGTTTAATGTTTAAAATTCATTACAATATATTTATTCTAGGAGAAGCACAAAAACTGCAGCAGCATTACCAAACTCATTGCCCCACGTTAACAAATATGTTATACAACCAAGTATACAAGGTTAGTCAGACTCACCTTCCCTCATTGATTTTTGCTTTGTCCCCGTGGCAAGTGAAGTTCTCAATGTAGCCCAGGCTGCAGTTTATCCGTGTCCAGTCGGGCTGACACACAGCAATGAAGTGAGGACGCAGTCTACCTATGGAGTACTTGGCAATGTCTGTCAATGACTGGCTAGCAGCTGCCCCAAATATGAAGGTCCCAATGGCTTTGTAAATAGTGGCTATGTAGTTATTTCTGACAAACGAATTTGAGTGCAAATTATTATAAAAAACTGAGAGAGTCTCTCCTACGAttatctgaaaaagaaataaggagAACAAATTAAAGATAGTAGcattaaataaaaagtattatgctattttttttaatactcacACATATGGTTtcagaaactatttttttataaaCATTAAGCTGCAAATTTAAGTTTTCCAAGAGTCAGCAGTAACCATGTCCAAACATTATAAACACTTTCACACAGAAGACAAACACCCTTTTACTTTACCCTACCTTATGTTGAACttaataatataattttcagAATACTTATTAAAACAAAGCCTTCTCGGAATAACATTTAACCTTATTACTTGGTATGGTACTAATTAGAAACATTTTCTCCTGCAAAACTTCATTTTACATTACATCTTCTTCAACTAATTTCTACTGAGTAAAAATTTTCAAAGCTTGTTAGGTTTTTCATGAAACCAGAAATTGTTCTGAAGGGTTGAGACTTTATATCCAGATCTGAAAGGCCAGATGTTTCAACCAAGAAATTTCCTATTCCTCATGGAAATTAAATCCTTTGGGGATAAACGAAAACTAATGAGGGTAGGGAAAGACAGGTATTACTAAGGTCTTTCCAAGGACTTTTCACCCTACATGTCCAAGATACATGTATCAAGTGCTGGCAAGAAAGCAGACCTAATTTTGTTGTCTTGCAACTTCATCCTTTGCAGAAAGTAAATTTTTCCTTATGCCAAATATAGAACTGCACTCCAGATAATTTGGATGTTGAACCAGTTGGTCCCATTCTGTACAGAAAGGATCAGTTAATACAGATGCGTGGAGGACTGGATGTATATATGTAAAGTTACCTTGAAAAAtcatgtaaaaattaaaattatggcTCTGTTACTTGAGATGCTGGGTCCTGGATCCCAGCAAAGCAGAGCTTTGGTGAATGAAGCCATCACTTAGACACTGCCACCCAGACACACGGAGTGACAGCTTGTCAGAGGCTTTGCCCAAGAAGGCAAACAGACAATAGTGCCAGATGGGTGACAACGAAGCTTTACACCCTCCACCGTACCCAAACATGGACTGAAGTAGAGAAATACCAGAACATGGACTAAAGCTGAGAAAGTTTTCAGTAAAGTATATAGACACCTAACCCAGAAAGTAACCTCTTAAGGAAGATGTCTGAGCACAAATAGCCATGACAGGTGAATAATGAATCCCTTTCAAATAACGTTGCTGCAAAACCTGCAAGGTCACTTATCTCAGGTACCAAAAAATTAGCTGATGTCAGTGCAATTACTACACTGGACAGACATCAAAGAATATTCATCTTCAATAATCTGACTAAGCATTGAGTAAAGGACACCAGTCTTTGCTTTTACTGTCTGACTATGAAGTAATCTTGACAGAAAAGCCTGATTTCACAACTAAAAGATATTCCCTGATATTGCAAAAGAAACTTAAGTTAGCTAAATATTCATATGGGCTCAAATGGAGATTGGATTGATTCAAAGGGAATACATTCATTACAAAAACTAAATTTTAGTGGGGCCTTTTTTGACTCAGGAGGTCCCTGAGCTGCAAATGGCTGGTAGCCAAGTACTGAGGGCAATACATCAATCTTCCCATGCTGTATTCTGTTCTTCCTCACTCAGCTGTTTTAGCTGCTCTAGAAATGAAATAAGCTATATGGGCTTCAATTGTGACCAAGCATTGATGCTCTCAGGTAATACTGACTACCCAAAGGTAGTAAtaggatgagaaaaaaaaatattcttatctTAAAGGCAGGAGCTTTAGCATAAGCCGCTTGCCAGTTAACAAACACACAAACCCCTCCCCCTACCCCAAAATTTCATCTGCTTCAGATGCATTACTGTAGGTTTTTGAAGCAGCTTTTCCAAGAAAGAGGGAAACCAGGCAAGTCACAGCTTCAATTCTCAGAACATATTTCtacatttgcaaaaaaaaaaaaaattccacccAAAAGCAAATATGAGCTGAAAGTTGACCTTTATGCTGGAACCTTGATAAAAATCCATGCAGTCCCTATGCAAGGCAGAGTTAGATTATACAATATCCCTCCTGACTGAAACTCATTAGCCCAGAGAAACAGCTGGTCAATACTGAGGATTACCTTTAGCCGTGCCTTTTCATTTTTGGATCCTAAATATACTTGGATAAATATTTATATGCCTAAAAATCTTATTTGGCATAAGAAAGTTTTAACTCTGTTCGAAGTGTGGCTCTGATGAGTTTGGATGCCACCCAACAGAATCATCAGTGGAGACTGAAGCTTTTTAGCACATCTGGACAGGGATCTTGAGGCTCCTGTAGGAATTGCAGTGTAGTCCCAGCAGACTTAGGACATGAAATGGGAAACTGAAGAGGTCCAACTGTCCCCTCTGCTCATGAGGACACATCCCAGCTATTTTTtgccccagcactggtattCTTCCTAGAGCCATTTGCACTCCATGTAGTCAAGGAAAGCTGCTGTTATCTGCCAGGCTAAGGAATTTCACAAGCTGATCCTGGCTCAGACAAGCCACAAGAGGTGGCAACAGACAGTGTAATAGCAGGACCTCAACTTTTGTCCATACATAGTAAGATATTAGGTTAGCTCAGCTGACaacatataattaaatattaGGGATAGAACATCCCTATATGCTTGAAACAGTTCAGCTGAGCTTGGAGCTGTGGTCAGAGAGAGATCCCAAATTAGTAGTCACAGAGACAATCTGTCCAGCTCACAAATCTGGtgtgaagaggagaaaaaaagaaaagtagcctGTTTTCAGCCAGGTTAGGTGCAGTATGAAAGCAAGCCCCTGCattatttaaatacaaatgGGCCCAGAGTTTTATCCTGACCTTCAGGGAAATATCCAGGGAAAAACTCCACacttatttattctttttattctaTTTATGCTTTTGATAACATCTGACTGGAAGCCATaatctttcttttaaatagGCTAGTATCTGTTGTTGCACACACAGAAGTATTCCCAAAGATTTTGTGGCAGATAAAAAATACTGACTTAATAGGTCATGCACAATGATATTCTGAAAGTAGCAGGTCCTGAAATAAAGACTTGTGAGTCACAACACATTAGTGTTATTTTCAACAAATATGGTAAGAAATTTTTATCTCTCAGATTATGGAATTAAGCCACCATAGTTCTAAggtatttttctgttctgtaaTTCTAGCTGTTTGACTTCACTTAAAGAAAACCTTTTAGTTATTCTTGCCAGACCACCATTTCTACTGCTTTAGCACCTGGCCTAAGGACATTATTTTAAGGCTGAGAAATCTTAGAGAATAGTTTTGTAAACCTGTATTAACAGATTACccctcctccctcttccccGCCCCCACTAAAATCAAAAGCAATGAAGAAAAGTTTAACTTACAACAATTACACTGAAAGGAATAATTATTCCTGCTAACAATTTATAAGAAATGGTGTCGTCTTTGTATGGATACCGGATGGATTCATCACTACAGAAAACGCCTCTCTGGAAGGGGGTACGTCGTGAACTGAGAATTGCAAAAGGCAAGCCAGCTGGCAAAAAGGAATACAAAATACattacaaaaccaaaacaaactggCAATGATCATACCCCCACATTTCCAAAGAGAAGTGCATAAAGAGGAATGGGCATGCAGGAAGTTAGACGTTTATGCACTTCCCTTGGCCAATGACTACTGCCTTGACTTTGTAGCTTCCAGGAAGGATTGCTGAATGAAGGAAAGCAAGGCAAGATTTCTCTCATCTTCATGTTTGTGGCACTTCAAGTGTGGAAGAATGCCAAAACCATGACTGAGTAAATAGTTCAGTGACAACCACTGAGGTGCTCAATCTGCTGCTACCAGCACAATTATcaaatttttctttatgttcCAGCGAGCAACAGTTGCACCTGCACACCTTCTCTGGACAGCTTTCCAAGTCAGAAGAGCATATATTGCATTTcatgaaagcagaaaaggaggCGTTTTTGAGGGAGTGCAAGTGCagagggaatttttgggaatatGGAGAAAAGGAGATTACACACGCATGAGATTCCCTCACTTCCTCACACACTGGATATCTTCCTAGAAGGACCTACAGCCTCAAGGCATGGAGATTTTATTCCCACCTCTTCCACCAAAGAGGATGCCTTTGGCTTAATCTAACACCTACAGGACACAATACTATGCTGCACAATGCTGCACACTATTGCATGTCAAGGTACCCACAACACAAACCAAAATTAGTCACTTGAAAAGCAAAGGCTTTTTCAAAAAACTCAAAATAGGATGCAAATTACCATAACCTGTTAGAATCCCATTTCTAAATCCTGTTCTTCCATCGTTAACACACATACAACATCTGCATAAGCTGTTTTGTGTACAGGATCTCTTGGAAAGAAATGGCTGTATGGAAAACAAGCAGTGGAGGACTACAAGgaatgtttaattaaaaaataatcttctttAGCTTAGGCATGTAGAACCCATAAAAGCCCTTGACTTTATCCTCAAAATTCAGCTGTTGCACATAAAACGCTTATCACTTTAAAGTTACACAACAAAAATTATCTGGAGGCAACGCTCCCATCCAACATTAAGGGATCAGAAAGATAAAACCAGTCTccatccttccttcccagcagaAATAAATGTTGTTGTAGTCCCAGTTCTCTCCTCAAGACCTCTGTGCCAAGACATAGCTTACCTCTCCCTTTCCAGATACACAGCTAGCCCCATAATGAGCATGTGCAAATAAAACTAAAGATGTAAAGAGCAGGAGAAGTGAACAAAAAAAGATACTAAGCATCAAGAGAACTGTTAGGGAAGAGACCTAGCATCCTTTCCAATCCTCTTCCCCTCCAGCCATGAAGTCCTCTAAATGAAGCCTGACTTCTGGGACCATCACAAGTGATTTAACTGGGATTTTACTAACCATTTGCTATCAGTTTTGTTCTGCACACCATAAAGTGCTTAAAAGAATACTTCAGCTTGAAAACAAAAGAGCAAATAACAAACTAATGGCTCAAAAGGTGATCATTTCCCTGAAGTGAACTCTGGTGAATGACACAACCTTTATCAGGCAGTTGTATCTAGGTCTATCATGTGGGCCCAAGCATTCCAGCTAAGCCTTTTGCAAAGAACCAGGTACCCTCTGTACCGCTGCTGTCATGAAACCAATAGCACGCAAAACCTCCcctccaaaaatgctagaaaaaGACCACTGTCATTGTCAAGAGGGGTTGTTTCCAATTCCATGCCATCAGGACTAAACTGACACAGCTCTGGAAGTCATCCAAGCACACCAACAAAGCAGGACGACAGCAGAACGGGCTAAGAGCCAAGCCAGAGCCTCACCAAAACACTGCACCATTCAGATACcagccagcacagagcctggGAGCTGGACTCTGCAATACAGTGCCAAACCACAGCCTTTCCTACTAGGAAAAAattcctctccctttctcttAACAGGAAGAAGATCAGTGTTTTGAAAAACACtgtggattattttttccctccccttgaGTTGGTTTTGGGATAGATATCACAATACACCATCAGTTGTTCAGTATTTAGCTGACTTGGGTCAGGGTTGAGGCAGAAGCACGTGCAGCCATGGTGAGGGAAGGTGACTTGTCAACATAATGCTGTGGTGTTTCCAACACCATTTTTCCTACAAAATACATATGGaatgaaaatttcaaaatttgcCCTGCACACATATTAACACCAACATTCCAGACTGAGTATTTGAGAGAAATGCATTGATTGGACCTCCAAATGTAGAGAATTAAGCATATACTGATAGgaatttcttaattattttcatgGTTACTTCTTTAGCGTTGGTAGTTTTGAATATCACGGTAAAGCAGTTGTTCACAAAATTAAGTTCAGCCCAAAAAAACCTTATCACAGCTTCAGCACACTGCCACAGACACCTGTGTTTACAGTTAGATAGTGTCACTGACATCAAATCACTAGCTCTGCATCACCCATTTTAAAGACCTGCTCTGTGAATAACTGTGTCATGGTACCTTACTCCTCATTTCCTTCAACCCACACCTGGATGTTTCAGCTTCTCAAGGTGAGAGACGGAAAATATTCAGAATGATGGGGTTATTTGGGGGGGAgcttttttaaatgtaaatttacATCTactaaatcagaaataaaaaggtgTGTGGATCACAGAAATGAAGTCCCTCATGCAGTGAAGATCTGTGTTCTTCCATGCTGAGTGAAGCTGCTTGAAATGTGCGTGCTCATTCTTCAGCAATATGGAGATTATGATGTAATTAGCCTGTAATTGCACCTTCCTGTATCCAGATCATGGAAACAAAATACCAAACAACTCcaggtttgtttttgttttgtaagCAAGTATGAACAGCTAAAATAAAACTATTGTCttctttttcataatttctttccGCCTCCTTTACTTTGAGTCTTAAAAGTTCTGGGTATCTATGTGGCAGCCATTAAGTAACCATTAATTGGAAGAGGTATGCACTGAAATATATAGTAAACATAACaagtctttcttcagtttccCCCAGCTGCACAACAGATTCAAGAAGTAGTTCCACCAGTCATTTATCTTATTGCTGCTCTCAGCACCTTTCAGTATTAAAATTATACATGCTCCATGAAAGCTTGAGAGAAaagttttaatttctaaaaatcaAATTACAGTAAAACTGATCACATTAACTTAACACTGTTAAACTGTAAACTGAAGTCAAAGAATTACAGCATCTGTAATTTACCTCTGGCTCAATTCACGGCAGTCATTAGCCTGAAAAACCATGCCAGTAGGGGCTTTTGATATCTTTTGGATTAAAGTATCCTCCAATGTCAATACCTACTCCCTCAGAACATGCTCCATAGAGCAGGTTTAATTTACttactttactttttttttaaatttttttttactttactttTAATTTACTTACTTTacttactttattttctttttaacatgcATGGATTGACTTCACTATTATTAACTGATGGGAGAGAGCAGAAAAGTAGAAGTCAAACCAGAGGGGCATCAGGTGTTTCTGGCATGTGAAACCAGTAAGAGAACCATCTCACAATACTGAGGGTTCTGTTCTGTTTACAATAAATCATCAGAGTCTGCTTTTGTGGGTTTTCAAGGTGTTTTCATTCCTAAAATCaaatcaaaattatttgaaatacatAGCTTAAGTATTTTCTGCAGTGGAAGTTTCCCTTTAAGACAATAAAGGGACAGGAAAAAATAGTTTAGCTTTTTCATTCCTGCAAGCAGAACAACTGTCATTAAGTGACAAAGAGGAAAATCTTCTTACCATACCAAGTAAAACAGTGGCGGTTCCCTATTGTTGGGATAGACATGTAACTTTTTTTATCCTGACAGATATCAATTTCAGAGGACAGGGCTAAGTTTTTGCATCATGGTGCCAATTTCCTAAGCATGGAAGCTCCTGGTACAGGTGGACAGGATATGACTGAAGATACCATACGATACTTGTCTTTATAACGGTACCACCATCACTAGTGTCAATGTCTTTACAGAGATacaactgaggaaaaaaatgtttactgTAGTATAGGAAATGCTGGACTTTGACAGTGGATTTATTCACATAAACGTCTAAAGcattttctcaagaaaaagtAGCAAAGATTCAACAGCAGATCACTGTAAGAAGAAATCCTGTTCATCTGCCACAGTCACGTTGCTACATTCAGTTAAAAGAAAGGTCCTACAATATCCTACAAATACCCATTGCGCTCAATTTTctctgaaagcagaagaaatttgGGAGTTTAAGTACTCCTTTTATGTAAGAAGTGGAAACAGAGGAGCAGTAAAGGCTCTCTACTGAATACTTCTCATATGACAATTCCAAAAAGCTTCCCTGATGTACACTTCATCTTCTAAGCTAGCTGTAATAGAGTGAAGAAATTGTCTAAAGGGAAAATGACAACATGTATGAGAGGAGGAATTATACAGCTGGGAAGAGGTTACCTGTAGGGTAATCTCAAGGATAAAGCAAACAAGCTGGTGTTATGCAGTGCATATGCATTCTTAATGAATAACTAGCAGATGTACTGCTGACAGGGCTGGCAATTCTTTGATACAGTGGAAGATCAAGGCCAGCCAGTTCTGCCTGCAAAACAGCCCTTAAAGACTGAGGCAAGAGAACATATGGAGATTTGTGCAGTAATGAGTTCAGAGTCATGCATTTGGAGGTTAAACAACTCTGACTTGGGAGCTTGTCAGTTCAAACTAGCAGGGGGAAAATAATGTACTTCTTGTGGTTGTTGTATATCAGTATAATAGCGTGACCATTAACATTGAGTCTTTTCAAAGGCATTAACACTTCTAACCCATTTGACAAGAAATTTCCTCTGAATACTATTCAGTCAGAATTGGCAAATGCATTTatgtgtttggttttaattCATCTTTCTTAAGTGCAGACAGAGAAGGACTGCTAGGATACATTCCTTACTACCTCAAAAACAAGAGTTTGGTTTTGCAAAGTTCAACAGAGTCTAAGGGCTGTAAATCAGCCAACCACATATACagtagatattttaaaaaatgcaatacTGATCCAACAAGCAACCAAGAATTAAGGAACTACAAACACAATCAGTAATAAAGGTATAGGGAGAAATGCAGGATCTGAAATGTTTCACTCAGAATACATGGAGTAGAAACACAAGTAGCTTAACTGATAAGACTACATATTTTAAACAATTACTATACCCTTGTCCAAAAGTGTGACTCATACAGTATAATGGATTAGATTTCCTCATAAGGTGGAGTGATTTCTGACTGATTATGTTAGGTTTTTTCCCATAAATATCCTGTAACACAGGTCTATTTCTGTCCAAATTTCTAGTCTTGGTTAGGATTCTTCACTCGGCATGAAGTTGTTCTCTCTACTAAAGCTGGACACATTACCAGCCTGAAGAGAACATCAGATGGTACACCTCCCTCGAGTCATCCTTCCCACTCTCCTCAGGACAGATATCACTTGGCATTCATCCATGCTGTATTTCACCACCTATGTTACTGCCATCTTTTGTATTTGTTGCTCTGAGTTCCCTACTTTGCTGCCTCACTGCACACGCTCTCTCTCCTCCAGGGCATTTATGACTACACTGAACAGGGCAGACTCTCAGAGAGCTCTACCTGACATCTTCTTTCCTTGCAAAGGACAAGGAGCACTTACTCCTACTGCTCACTTCTCACTGTCAGGTGAATTATTTGTTCATTTCAGGATTCTTTTTCCAATCTCACAACTATTTAGTTTCTTAATATTTGGTTGAAGTAAACATTTGAATATACATGTCTAAACAATgagattttcttaaaaaaaaaaaaatactgctttggCCTGAGTTCTCCGTCTTCCTCATTTATCACAGGGATTAGGATAAGAATAGATGTGACTGACACCAGGAAACAGTGAGTATGTTTCTGACAAAGTGGCTTTCAACATCTGTGCTTAAGTAGTGGGTAGTAATAATCTTTCTCCAGAgttctgaaacaaaacaaaatttaaaagattCTGTTGTCTTCTCTCCCagcacctgaaaaaaaaagtgccacCACTTTTGTGCTGTTATCTACTGCCAACTTCACTGCTGTAGCTTTAAACTAGAAGTGATACCTagacttattttttaaaaagcttaagTAATATTTTGAGGTTTAAATCTCCTTACACCAGAAGTTCAGATACAAAGCAGAAGTTAACATTTTCCCCAAATAAGCTGTAGACATTTCATTACTAATTCCACCAGCAATAACATCTATGGTATTCATGACAACATTAGAAATACTGCCTGGAAAAACACATGTTCTGTGAAAGCTTAGTTAAAACTTTTGAGCTGATATTACTGCTCACATTCTGTGAAGGTTGGGTAGGGTGTCTTTGCAGACTAAATTAAGTCTTTGGCTTCTCCTCAGTATAAGAACAGGGCTACTTTCCATTTCTCATAGGAGTTTTAGAGTTCAGGAGAGCACCTACCAAGAAATGAACCATCACTCCACAGATCACTAAGTTCAGTGGTTCCATTTTTTGACATTCAGCTTTCTCCTGAAAAGGTGGGTAAAATCCTCTCTTTGTA includes:
- the PLPP1 gene encoding phospholipid phosphatase 1, whose protein sequence is MFDRTRLPFVALDVLCVLLAGLPFAILSSRRTPFQRGVFCSDESIRYPYKDDTISYKLLAGIIIPFSVIVIIVGETLSVFYNNLHSNSFVRNNYIATIYKAIGTFIFGAAASQSLTDIAKYSIGRLRPHFIAVCQPDWTRINCSLGYIENFTCHGDKAKINEGRLSFYSGHSSFSMYCMLFVALYLQARMKGDWARLVRPTIQFGLIAASIYVGLSRVSDYKHHWSDVLTGLMQGAVVAVLIVVYVSDFFKVRGCTFQPKEDSHTTLHETPTNGNHFGSNHQP